Part of the Chrysiogenes arsenatis DSM 11915 genome, GTACTATGCAGGTTTGCACTTGAGTGTTCGGATAAGCGGCTTCTATAGCTTCAGGGAAGCCTTTTAAGCCGTCAACGCAAGCTATGAAAATATCCTTAACTCCACGGTTTTGTAGTCCGTTAAGAATACTAAGCCAGAACTTTGCCCCTTCATTTTCGGCGATCCACATGCCAAGAACTTCCTTTTGTCCCTCCATGGTGACAGCCAACGCGAGATACACTGCTTTGTTGATAATGTGTCCGCCTTGTCTCCCTTTCACCCTGATAGCATCCAGATAAACAATGGGGTAAACTTCATCAAGGGGACGGTTTTGCCATGATTTCACATCGTCAATCACAGCATCGGTTACTTGGGATATTAAGGTGGGGGAAACCTCCACTCCATACATCTCTTCTAAGTGAACTTGAATGTCCCGTGTACTCATGCCCAGCGCGTACATAGAGAGGATTTTATCGTCAAAACCATGAAAGCGGCTTTGACCTTTGGGGATAATTTTTGGCTCAAAACTGGCGTCGCGGTCACGGGGAACATTGATCTGAAGCTCACCAAACTCACCACTAATGGTCTTTGGATATTTGCCGTTGCGTGAGTTTCCAGCCTGCTTGTCTGACTTTCCATGTTTGGCATAGCCAAGATGGTCAGTCATCTCTGTCTGCATTGCACGCTCTACAAGTCGCTTCGTTAACTCTTTGAGTAGACCGCCTTCGCCTACAAGATCTTCAGGCTTTTTATAGTTGGCAAGAAGCTGGTCGAGAAGTTCATCGGAAATGGCCATAGGATACTCCTTGAGATATGATCAGAATGGTATCGTAAATGGCCACTTACACAAAATATTTTACACACTCTGATTGCCTCGTCCCTCTTGCTCGACACTTTAATCTATCATTGCGGCAGCTTGAAAAGGTCTTTACAAACTTGACTCTCATCTACAGCACTTCAGAGAAAAACGAATTTATGCTGACCCCTCTTATTGCCTTTATCTGTGTAGTGAAAGTAGTCAAACCAAGCATTTATACCAAACTTCTGTTGGGACAGATATCGTATAGCAATCTCTGTAAAGAAATTGAGATAGGAACGCTGAGCGAAAACGATAAACATCAGCGAAAGCTAATTATTATTATGCATTGGCTTCGATACTCTTTACTCACCGAGGACGAATACAGAACTGTCGCTGAAGGTGATCCCATCTTGCGGTATAATCAGACCCTTTATGGTGCCAATAGAGATAGAGAAGATCTACTCCCGTTCTTCTGTCAAAAACTCAGTATGTTCACGGTAAATTAACTCATAATAAATTCCAAAGACACTGGGCGGGCATCCCCCATCACTCACCCTTCCTGCTGGAGGTATTTCAGCCATCCTTCCGCCTGTCGTCTGACTTTTCCAAATCGGCGTGCCTGCCCAAACGCATCGCGCGCTTCGGCCATGTTCCCTTCTGAATACGCGGCCATGCCTAGCAGAATCAGCGCTTCGGATTTTGTCCGTTCGTGTTCGCTGCGTGCGGCGCGTTGTAAATGTTCGCGTGCGGCGTGCCATTCCTGTTGCTGCACCAGCATACGTCCAAGTTTCAGGCTGGTTTCGTGTCCGGCACCGTGCTCAAGGGCTTTGTGAAAGGCCTGAGTTGCCGTTCCCATTTCGCGGGCATGGAACCAGATGTCGGCGAGTTGTTCGTAGTGTTTGGCATCGGAAAGGACAATCCCGCGTTCCAGCGCGTCGCTCAGTACGCGCGCGGCTTTGTGTGGTACGCCGGCATGAAGGTAGAGTTGCACGGCGTAGCGGATATCCGACTCTTCGCGCAGCAGTCCGTTATGGTAGGCGGTCGAAATGGCGGCGACGGCTTTCTGTCGCTCCTGTGTGTTCAAATAGGTTGATGTCAGCTGCATCCAGTAGTTTTTATTGTTGGGATAGTGCTCGATAACGAGCGGGAGCCATTGTTTGAGGCTGGCGTGATTTTCCGTGCCTTGCAATGCCAGAATAAGCATTTGATACCATGATTCTTCGGGACGACCTTCCACGCTGCGCAGTGCGGCTTCGATCTGCGTGGCGGCGGCGGCAAATTGCTGAGCGCCAAGAAAGATCCAGGCGGCCTGAATTTGCTGTGCTGGAGTTGGCGTGGGATAGTGTGCCAGCCAGGTTGTTATCCGTGCGGCGGCTTCTTTCTGTCGGCCAACGCTCGCTAGCAGTTGCGCCACGTTATAGAGTATTTGTTGCTCGGCGGAGCTTTCCAGCGCGCCAAGCGCCAGCACCTGCTCAAAGGCTTGCAGCGCTTCGGCGTGTTTTCCAGTTTCGTTCAGGATATATCCTTTAAGCTGCAACGCGGTTGCCAGTGCGTAGGGTTCTTTGGCGTGGGCACTCAGGATAGCATCAAGTGCGCTGTGCGCTTGTTGCCACTCTGATTTCTGCACCAGTTCTTGCGCTTTGGCGAGTGCTTGAAAGGCAGCAGGCGATACGGAAGAGGCATATGCCGGTGTCAACAACAGGCAAGCGAGCAGGGTAAGCAAAAGCGTGCGGTATCGCATCATATCAGCGCTCCAAGTTAAAGTTGATCGTGATGGTGGCGTGGGCGGCTACGGTGTGGCCGTCGATTTTCTGCGGATGGAATTTCCAACGGCTGAGGGCGCGCGAGGCTTCGTGATCAAAAATGCCGCGTCGCGGGCTGGCTTCGATAACGCGCACATCGCGCACGTTGCCATCTTCAG contains:
- a CDS encoding IS256 family transposase; translated protein: MAISDELLDQLLANYKKPEDLVGEGGLLKELTKRLVERAMQTEMTDHLGYAKHGKSDKQAGNSRNGKYPKTISGEFGELQINVPRDRDASFEPKIIPKGQSRFHGFDDKILSMYALGMSTRDIQVHLEEMYGVEVSPTLISQVTDAVIDDVKSWQNRPLDEVYPIVYLDAIRVKGRQGGHIINKAVYLALAVTMEGQKEVLGMWIAENEGAKFWLSILNGLQNRGVKDIFIACVDGLKGFPEAIEAAYPNTQVQTCIVHMVRHSLNFVAWKERKQMAADLKEIYAAPTEEQARRNLEQFETKWDATHPMVSQSWRRNWERIIPFFNYPPDIRKAIYTTNAIESLNHSLRKVTKNRGAFPDDEAIFKLFYMALRNISKKWTMPIRDWKAALNQFCIFFEGRVPMQN
- a CDS encoding tetratricopeptide repeat protein translates to MMRYRTLLLTLLACLLLTPAYASSVSPAAFQALAKAQELVQKSEWQQAHSALDAILSAHAKEPYALATALQLKGYILNETGKHAEALQAFEQVLALGALESSAEQQILYNVAQLLASVGRQKEAAARITTWLAHYPTPTPAQQIQAAWIFLGAQQFAAAATQIEAALRSVEGRPEESWYQMLILALQGTENHASLKQWLPLVIEHYPNNKNYWMQLTSTYLNTQERQKAVAAISTAYHNGLLREESDIRYAVQLYLHAGVPHKAARVLSDALERGIVLSDAKHYEQLADIWFHAREMGTATQAFHKALEHGAGHETSLKLGRMLVQQQEWHAAREHLQRAARSEHERTKSEALILLGMAAYSEGNMAEARDAFGQARRFGKVRRQAEGWLKYLQQEG